From the Chryseobacterium fluminis genome, the window TCAGGTTTTGGGGGATGTAATGCGGCCATTGTTTTGGAAAAAGTCTAAATAATAATTTTGTAATTTTGATAGACATTAAGTTTTAGAAAATGGAATCTACTTTAGAAATCAGAAAAAGAATTCACGAGTTCATCGACATTGCGGATGAAAGAATTTTGCGCATTTTCAAAGGAATTATTGATGCTGAAGAACAGGAAGATAATTATGCATCTGTTCCAGATTGGCATTATGATGAAGTAAATGAAAGAAGAGAAAAATACATAACTGGTGAAAGCAAATCATATACTTGGGAGGAAGTTAAAGAAAAAGCTAAATCTGCTTTGAAATGATTTATGAATTAGTTGTACAAGAAGAAGCCAGTTTAGAAATTCCGGAAGCTTATATTTATTACGAAAATGTACAAGCAGGTTTGGGCGAAAAATTCATGAAACAGTTAAGTAAATACTTTCTCAAAATTCAAAGTAATCCAAAACATTTTGAAATTAAAAAAAATTATAGAGAAGCATTTGTACAAAAATTCCCTTACCTCATAATTTTGATATTATTGATAACAAAATCATTGTATTATCTGTTTTCAACACGCATCAAAATCCTACGCGAAAGCCTTAAAACTCATTAATGAAGAAAACAGACATTTGCACTATTGAAAATTCAAAAATCGTCCTCAACAACGACACTATTTTTGAAACTAAAACGAAAAATTTTTCAGATTTTGCGAAAGAAGCTTACAAAAGTTTAGAATTGAATTATCCAAAATTTCATAAAATGGATAATTTAAGCAAACTCGCTTTTCTCGCTTCTGAAATGATTTTAAAAAGCGAAGATCACAGCAGAACGGCTTTGGTTTTTGCTAATAAATCCTCAAGCCTGGATACCGATTTTAAATATCAGGAAAGCATCAATTCTCAGGAAAATTATTTTCCGAGTCCTGCGGTTTTTGTCTATACGTTACCGAATATCTGTGTAGGGGAAATCAGCATCAGGCACAAAATGCAGACCGAGAATGCTTTTTTTGTTCTGGATGAATTTGATGAAAATTTTTTAAATAATTACTCAGAGCAGATTCTTCAGTCGGGTAAGGCTGACCAAGTATTGTGCGGCTGGGTAGAACTCTATCAGGAAAGTTATAAAGCTTTCGTATATTTGCTGACATTATAAATTTGATAATTTGAAAATGTACTAATTTGATAATTCAAAATATTATCATTAAAGTACAGCAATTATTTAAGAAAATATTTTTAATTTAAATTTAATATACTTTATAAAATATATTTTCAAATTATCTCATTAACCTATTTTCAAATTAATTTTATGGAAAACTTAAGAGAAGAATTAAAGCACAAAATCATTGAAGTACTTAATCTTGAAGATGTTGCAGTAGAAGAAATTAAAGATACGGATCCGTTGTTCGGTGGCGGTCTTGGATTGGATTCTATCGATGCTCTCGAATTGATCGTTCTTTTAGATAAAGAATATGGAATAAAACTAGCCGATCCTAAAAAAGGAAAGGAAATTTTTACCTCGATTGAAACGATGGCAAAATTTATTGAAGAAAACAGAACAAAATAAATTAATATACCAATGTATCAATGCAGCAGTCTAGCAATTGGGAAACTGTTACATTGATACACTGTTACATTTTGTAAAAATGGGCCAAAAAATTGCCATAACAGGAATGGGAATTATTTCCGCGATTGGAAACAATGTGGAGGAAAATTTTATTTCGTTAAAAACCGGGAAACACGGAATTTCAGACATTCAGTTGTTTGAAACGCGCCATATTGGAAATTTCAAAACAGGTGAGATAAAACTGTCTAATAAAGATCTGATACTGAAACTTCAGTTAAGAGAAGATACTCATGCTACAAGAACGGCTTTATTAGGAATGGTTGCTGCAAAGGAGGCGGTAGAAAGTGCCGGAATATCGGATCTTAATGAGTATAAGACAGGCTTCATTTCTTCTACCAGTGTTGCCGGAATGGATATCACTGAAAAGTATTTCTATACCTACGAAGACCTTCCCGAAAAGCAGAAATATATCGATGCTCACGATGCCGGAAATTCATCGTTACTTATCGCTGACTATCTGGGTTTAAAAGGAATGGTTTCGACCATCAGCACCGCCTGTTCGTCAGCGGCAAACGCTATTATGATGGGTGCAAAATTAATCAAAAACGGCGTATTGGACCGGGTTATTGTGGGTGGAACAGATTCTCTTTCGAAATTTACGTTAAATGGTTTCAGTACACTCATGATCCTTACGGATTCTTACAATACTCCTTTTGATAATGACAGGAAAGGGCTGAATTTGGGAGAAGCAGCTGCTTATCTCGTTTTAGAATCTGATGAGGTGGTAAAAAAAGAAAATAAAAAAGTCTTAGGCTATCTTTCGGGCTATGGAAATGCCAATGATGCGCATCACCAGACGGCTTCTTCTGAAAACGGACAGGGTGCTTATCTGGCCATGGAAAAAGCTTTAAAAGTTTCCGGCCTGCCTAAGGAAGCGATCGATTATATCAACGTTCACGGAACGGCAACTCCGAATAATGATCTATCCGAAGGGATTGCGATGATCCGAATTTTTGGCGCGAATAATGTCCCGGAATTCAGCTCTACTAAGGCTTTTACAGGCCATACCCTGGCAGCAGCGGCGGGAATTGAAGCGGTGTATTCTCTGTTGGCCATTCAAAACAATCTCATTTTCCCGAATCTGAATTTTAAAACGAAAATGGAAGAATTTGATTTGACTCCTGTAACTGAGCTTAAAGAGAAAAATATTAACCATGTTCTTTCCAATTCATTTGGTTTTGGAGGAAATTGTTCAACTTTAATTTTCTCAAAGCCATGAGTTTAGTTTATATTAACAGCGCAGCCTGTATTTCAGTTCAGGATACGTTACAAGAAGATTTTTTCCAGAATCTTAAGCCTCAAAATGCTGTTCAGGTTTTAAAAGCTATCGAACCGGTTTACAAAGAATTCATTCCTCCTGCCATGATCAGAAGAATGTCTAAAACGGTAAAAATGAGCTCTGTAGCTTCTCAATTTACCTTAAAAGAAGCTGGGATAGAAAATCCTGATGCGATTATCGTCGGAACAGGAATGGGCTGTTCTCAGGATTCTGAAAAATTTTTAAAAAATGTGATTGAGCATAACGAAGAGTTTCTGACACCAACCTTTTTTATTCAGTCTACTCATAATACCGTTGCAGGACAGATTGCTCTCGGGTTACAGTGTCACGCCTACAATTTCACGTATGTAAATACTTCCTCTTCTCTGGAATTCTCTTTTTTAGACGCGAAACTGCAGATCAATGACGGGGAAGCTTCAGCCGTTTTGGTGGGCTCGACAGATGAACAAACCGACCGGACAATGGAATTGTACAGATTAAACAATACCATCAAAAAAGAAGAAAACCTTCCCGCTGATTATCTGAACTCAACCACTGATGGCGTCATTTGGGGTGAAGGCGCGAGCTTTTTCGTTTTAGGGAAAGATAAAACGGAAAATTCTTATGCTCAATTGAAAGATATTCAGATCGTCAACAGATTAGGTTTAGAAGAAACCCAACAGTTTATTGAAGATTTTTTAACTGAAAATAAGTTGTCTGCTGAAAATATTGATGCTGTCATTCTAGGTTTCAGCGGAGATGCAAGATCGGATGTTTATTATACAGAAGCCATGGCTGCTTTTGAAAATTCCACCTTATTGTACTATAAACATCTGAGCGGAGAATTTAATACAGCAAGTGGTTTTTCGACATTTATGGCCTGTCATATTCTCAAAAACCAGAAGATTCCGGAAATGATGATGATTACTGATATGAAAAAGAGAGAAATTAAAAATATTCTTCTTTACAATCATTTGGGAGGAAACGATCACAGTCTTGTATTGTTGGGAAAAGCTTAGTTTATTTATCTAACTATTATCTTAAATTAGAACACGACATCATATCATTCTTCGTACTGACCTAACATTCAAAATAATAAAAGATGAAACATTATTCGTTTATTATATTTTATCTTTTCTGTAATGTATTGATTTATGCCCTGCAAGCGTCTTTCTGGGTGTACCTGTTTTGTTTTTTTATTTTTTCTGCGGTTGTGATCTGGGGTTCTCTCGATATTAGTTTGGGATATTTTGTCGACAGTATGACGCATAAAAAGACAAGAATAAAAGAAGTTGCCCTGACTTTCGATGATGGTCCTACTGAATTCACTCCTAAATTTCTGGATATTTTAAAGGAAAACAATGTAAAGGCTACCTTTTTCTGTATCGGAAAACAGATTGAAAAATATCCTGAAACATTTCAGAGAATTATTTCCGAAGGTCATACGGTGGGAAATCATACTCTTTCCCATTCCACGAATACAGGATTTTTATCTGCTTCAAAAATAGTGGAGGAAATAGAAAAATGTGATGAAATTATTTCTAAGTTCGGAAATATAAAAACCGGACTGTACCGTCCACCTTTCGGTGTTACCAATCCGAATATTGCTAAAGCGATAAATAAAACCTGCAAAAAAAGCATCGGCTGGAATATCCGCTCGCTGGACACCGTTACCGGGAATGAGAAAAAAATCTACCGGAAAGTTACCAGAGGATTAAAGAAAGGAAGCATCATACTGCTTCACGACACTTCAGAGAAAACGTACAATGTATTGGTCGATGTATTAGTATTTTTGAAGCAGAAAAAATATTCTACTTTTACAATAGATCAAGTTGTAAATACAAACGATCCAAAAGTTTTTTAACACTAGAATAATTTGAAATAAAAGATTTGAATCTGCAGAATTCTTAGCTCTTTGAAATCTGACTTTCATTTTCAGGGAACTTTTATTTATAAAACTTAAACATGTTCAGGTGCTCAGGCAGTACTGATTAAATTTAAAATAAAAAAATGATTAAAAATATTGCTCTTGGCGCATTTTTATTAGTTTCAGGCCTCTTTTTTGCTCAAAATACGGCAATGTCAGGCGCTGAAGCTAAAGCATTTGTAACAAAAATTTCTTCGGAGACCAGACAGGTCAAAACGTTGCAAAGTGATTTTACCCAGACCAAAAAAATGGATTTTCTGGATAAAAGTATCGTGACTTACGGTAAGATGTCTTTAAAAACACCGAACTCGCTGAGCTGGAAATACGTAAAACCTTATCAGTACAGCATCGTTTTTAAGGACAATAAAATTTTCATTAACGACCAGGGAAAAAAATCTTCTGTGGATGCGAAGAGCAAAACATTTGAAAAAATCAATAAGCTGATTGTGGGAAGCTCAAACGGACAGATGTTCAGCGATCCCGAGTTTTCGGTAAGCTATTATAAAAACGCAAGTTTTAACATTGCCAAATTTACCCCGAAATCTGCTCAGCTTCTTAAATATATCAAGCAGATAGAATTGAGTTTTCCGAAAGGACAATCAACAGTTTCTCAGGTCAATATGACGGAAGCCTCAGGAGACACGACGAATATTGTTTTCAAAAATACAAAGATCAATGCGCCGGTTGCTGCTTCAGAGTTCAGTTTATAGTCTGATCTCATTACTCTGTGTTTCGTGCAAAACATATCGACTCACGGATGTGCAGCCTGTTTCAGGTTCTGAACAGACAGTTGAAAATTTATATTTTTCTTCCTCTGAAGATTATGTGTATAAATGCCAGATGGATATTTATAACAATCATGTCAGCGGAATTTTAATATTAAAAAAGATTAATCAGACGACACACAGAGTTGCCTTAACTTCAGATTTTGGAAATAAATTAATTGATTTTGAAATTTCAGATCAACATTTTAAACTCAATTATGTACTGCCTGACTTGGATAAACAACCCGTCATCAATTTTTTAAAGAATGATTTTCAGCATCTTTTAAGACAGAAATATCCGGTTAGTGAAAGTTTCGAAAATAGTAATGCGAAAATTTATCTTTCAAAAGCTGATAAAAAAGCCTATTATTTATTTTTCAGTAAAGAAAATAATTTATTGAAACAAATCGTGTACACGAAAAACAATAAGGAAAAAATCGATTTCACTTTTGATGCAAAAAAACATATCTTCGCGGATAGTTTGAATCTTCAACATAAAGATTTCAAGATCAATATAAAATTATTCCAAATAACTGAAACTGAATAACCGATGCAGACTATTCTTACAGATTTTTATACGTTACAATCATACGAACAGGCGGAAAACGGAAGTTTTACGGCTTATATTTCTTTAAATAAGGACCATGCTATCTTTAAGGGTCATTTTCCCGGAAACCCTGTAACTCCCGGAGTTTGTATGATGCAGATCGTAAAGGAGCTGACGGAAGAGTTCACCGGCTTACCACTGTTCTTAAAAACAGCATCCAATGTGAAATTTATGGCGATCATCAATCCGTTTGAAACGCCGGATTTAAAACTTCAACTGGATATCACAGAAAATGATGAAGAGGTTAAGGTAAAGAATACCACTTCTTTTGGCGGGACAATTGCATTAAAAATGTCAGTTAATTATAAAAAAATGACTTCATGAAACTGATCTTATCATTCATAACCGCTTTTATTTTTTTCTTTCAGACCGATCTTGAAGCGTTAAGAAACAGCTATTCAAAAGCCAATTCATCTAATGCGAATGTCCAATCTTTCATCAATATTGCTGAAAAGCAGTCCGGATCCGATGCAGTAACCACGGGTTATAAGGCTGCAGCCAAAATCATGGAAGCTAAAATTGCAACATCTAACAGGAAAGCTCTTGTAAAATCCGGGGCCACCAGCCTGGAAGCTGTTATTAAGAGCAACCCGAATAATGCCGAACTAAGAGTGATAAGAATGAGCGTTCAGGAAAATATTCCTAAAATTGTGGGATACAGAGGGAGCCTTAAAGATGATAAGACTTTTATTCTGAATAACTATGGTAAGCAAAATGCAGCTCTGAAAAATTACATCAAACGATTTGCTGCCCAGTCCAAAACGATAACCCCAGAGGAAAGAGCGACACTAAAATAAAGTAATGACCTTTTCTGAAATACAGAATGCCATTTTTCAAAATAAAATAGGTGTTTTAATCCCGACCTATAATAATGAAAAAACTCTTAATAGAGTAATCGACGGTGTGCTTGAGTACACAGACCGTATCATTATTGTAAATGATGGTTCTACCGATTCAACGGCGGACATTTTAAATGAATATCCTCATATTACCGTTATTAATTTAGCAGAAAATAAAGGGAAGGGAAACGGCCTTAAAATTGGTTTCAGAAAAGCTATAGAACTGGGTTATGATTATGCTATAACAATAGATTCAGACGGACAGCATTATCCTGACGATATCCCTGTTTTTGTGAAAGCGTTACTGGACGAAGGTCAGGAGGTTTTACTGATCGGCAACAGAAATATGTCGCAGGAAGGCATTCCTAAAAAAAGCAGTTTCGGAAACCGTTTTTCTAATTTCTGGTTCTGGTTTGAAACCGGGATTAAACTGGAAGATACTCAATCCGGCTACCGCCTTTATCCCCTGCATAAAATTCCGAAAAAATATTTTACGCCAAAATTTGAGTTTGAAATTGAGATTATTGTCCGGACAGCGTGGAGGCATGTTCCCGTAAAGAATGTTCCTGTAAAAGTTCTCTATGATCCTGCAGAAAGGGTTTCGCATTTCAGACCCTTCAGAGATTTTACCAGAATCAGCATTCTGAATACGATTTTGGTAACCATCACTCTGCTTTATATCATTCCCAGAAATTTTGTGAATAATTTCAGAAAAAAAAGTTTAAAAAAATTCATCAGGGAAGATGTTTTAGAGAGTGACGGAAGCAATCGCACCAAGGCATTTTCAGTTGCATTGGGAGTATTCATTGGCTTTTCTCCTTTCTGGGGATTTCACACTCTGCTTGTGATTTCTCTGTCAGTTCTTTTTAAGCTGAATAAGGTCCTTGCGTTTGTAGCCTCCAACGTCAGCCTGCCACCGTTTATTCCTTTTATTATTGCTGCAGCTCTGTACCTGGGAGCTCCTTTTATACAGGGAGAAAGTAATATTTTAAACCAGGAACTCAACTTCGAGCTGGTAAAAAACAATCTGCTTCAATACATCATCGGTAGTGCTATCCTGGCAAGTTCAATGTCTGTGATTTCAGGTATTGCCACTTTTATTTTTCTGAGTAAAGTAAATCCGGAAAACCATTGATCATCATTATTTTTTTAACTTCCTTACTGTTTTCCTGGCGTATTCTTCAACTTTTTTCCGGTCAGGAACCGTGGTTATTTCTTTAGTGAGTGCCTTTTCAAATGCCTTTTCTGCTTTGGAATATTGTTTATGAGCGAAATAATATTTACCGGTTAGATAATACACCACCCAAAAATCAGGATTTAAGGACCGGTACCGGCTGATTAACTCTTCCGAAAGGATCTTTTTCTCACCTGTTGCTTCTTCTATTTCAGAAGTTAACTTCCTGTAGACTTCATAATTTTTAAATTCCTGAGAATCTGCAAAAGGATCTCTGGGAATATTCAGCACTGATGTTGCGAGCTCAGTTCTGTGTAATCTTCTGTCAGAAAAAATTTCGTTGAGATCATAACATACAAATTCCCCAAGCTGATAAGGATTTGAAGAAACCCATGCCAGCTTTTTCTGAGGTGAAAAGATCACGGCATGATGAGCCAGGAGCTGATTCACCGACTTTTCGTTTCCATATCCTATATTTTCCCCATTTAAGCCGGATTTATCCCTTAAAACAGAAGCCATTTTTTCAGGATTCAGTTTTTTGTTTTTCTGCAAGAGTTCCTGAATCTTTTCATGACGGTATTCCGAATGACTTTCCAGAATATGTTTTTGATTTTTTCTGTCCTCTTTGTAGGCATCCGACTGAAAGTGATTGGTACAAAGAATTCGGCTGGTATTTTCCACTTTGTAAACTCCGAAATTATCCGGGGAAACTTCAATAATCACTGCATTTTTATCATTCGCACTTCCTACCAGGATGGATTCTGAAACAAAGACCTTTCTCTTTTTGGCTATGGCAACTGCTTCATCGATGGTGG encodes:
- a CDS encoding addiction module protein yields the protein MESTLEIRKRIHEFIDIADERILRIFKGIIDAEEQEDNYASVPDWHYDEVNERREKYITGESKSYTWEEVKEKAKSALK
- a CDS encoding type II toxin-antitoxin system RelE/ParE family toxin, which encodes MIYELVVQEEASLEIPEAYIYYENVQAGLGEKFMKQLSKYFLKIQSNPKHFEIKKNYREAFVQKFPYLIILILLITKSLYYLFSTRIKILRESLKTH
- a CDS encoding 3-oxoacyl-ACP synthase, which gives rise to MKKTDICTIENSKIVLNNDTIFETKTKNFSDFAKEAYKSLELNYPKFHKMDNLSKLAFLASEMILKSEDHSRTALVFANKSSSLDTDFKYQESINSQENYFPSPAVFVYTLPNICVGEISIRHKMQTENAFFVLDEFDENFLNNYSEQILQSGKADQVLCGWVELYQESYKAFVYLLTL
- a CDS encoding phosphopantetheine-binding protein translates to MENLREELKHKIIEVLNLEDVAVEEIKDTDPLFGGGLGLDSIDALELIVLLDKEYGIKLADPKKGKEIFTSIETMAKFIEENRTK
- a CDS encoding beta-ketoacyl-[acyl-carrier-protein] synthase family protein, with protein sequence MGQKIAITGMGIISAIGNNVEENFISLKTGKHGISDIQLFETRHIGNFKTGEIKLSNKDLILKLQLREDTHATRTALLGMVAAKEAVESAGISDLNEYKTGFISSTSVAGMDITEKYFYTYEDLPEKQKYIDAHDAGNSSLLIADYLGLKGMVSTISTACSSAANAIMMGAKLIKNGVLDRVIVGGTDSLSKFTLNGFSTLMILTDSYNTPFDNDRKGLNLGEAAAYLVLESDEVVKKENKKVLGYLSGYGNANDAHHQTASSENGQGAYLAMEKALKVSGLPKEAIDYINVHGTATPNNDLSEGIAMIRIFGANNVPEFSSTKAFTGHTLAAAAGIEAVYSLLAIQNNLIFPNLNFKTKMEEFDLTPVTELKEKNINHVLSNSFGFGGNCSTLIFSKP
- a CDS encoding beta-ketoacyl synthase N-terminal-like domain-containing protein, whose translation is MSLVYINSAACISVQDTLQEDFFQNLKPQNAVQVLKAIEPVYKEFIPPAMIRRMSKTVKMSSVASQFTLKEAGIENPDAIIVGTGMGCSQDSEKFLKNVIEHNEEFLTPTFFIQSTHNTVAGQIALGLQCHAYNFTYVNTSSSLEFSFLDAKLQINDGEASAVLVGSTDEQTDRTMELYRLNNTIKKEENLPADYLNSTTDGVIWGEGASFFVLGKDKTENSYAQLKDIQIVNRLGLEETQQFIEDFLTENKLSAENIDAVILGFSGDARSDVYYTEAMAAFENSTLLYYKHLSGEFNTASGFSTFMACHILKNQKIPEMMMITDMKKREIKNILLYNHLGGNDHSLVLLGKA
- a CDS encoding polysaccharide deacetylase family protein, which encodes MKHYSFIIFYLFCNVLIYALQASFWVYLFCFFIFSAVVIWGSLDISLGYFVDSMTHKKTRIKEVALTFDDGPTEFTPKFLDILKENNVKATFFCIGKQIEKYPETFQRIISEGHTVGNHTLSHSTNTGFLSASKIVEEIEKCDEIISKFGNIKTGLYRPPFGVTNPNIAKAINKTCKKSIGWNIRSLDTVTGNEKKIYRKVTRGLKKGSIILLHDTSEKTYNVLVDVLVFLKQKKYSTFTIDQVVNTNDPKVF
- a CDS encoding LolA family protein — protein: MIKNIALGAFLLVSGLFFAQNTAMSGAEAKAFVTKISSETRQVKTLQSDFTQTKKMDFLDKSIVTYGKMSLKTPNSLSWKYVKPYQYSIVFKDNKIFINDQGKKSSVDAKSKTFEKINKLIVGSSNGQMFSDPEFSVSYYKNASFNIAKFTPKSAQLLKYIKQIELSFPKGQSTVSQVNMTEASGDTTNIVFKNTKINAPVAASEFSL
- a CDS encoding 3-hydroxyacyl-ACP dehydratase yields the protein MQTILTDFYTLQSYEQAENGSFTAYISLNKDHAIFKGHFPGNPVTPGVCMMQIVKELTEEFTGLPLFLKTASNVKFMAIINPFETPDLKLQLDITENDEEVKVKNTTSFGGTIALKMSVNYKKMTS
- a CDS encoding DUF2062 domain-containing protein → MTFSEIQNAIFQNKIGVLIPTYNNEKTLNRVIDGVLEYTDRIIIVNDGSTDSTADILNEYPHITVINLAENKGKGNGLKIGFRKAIELGYDYAITIDSDGQHYPDDIPVFVKALLDEGQEVLLIGNRNMSQEGIPKKSSFGNRFSNFWFWFETGIKLEDTQSGYRLYPLHKIPKKYFTPKFEFEIEIIVRTAWRHVPVKNVPVKVLYDPAERVSHFRPFRDFTRISILNTILVTITLLYIIPRNFVNNFRKKSLKKFIREDVLESDGSNRTKAFSVALGVFIGFSPFWGFHTLLVISLSVLFKLNKVLAFVASNVSLPPFIPFIIAAALYLGAPFIQGESNILNQELNFELVKNNLLQYIIGSAILASSMSVISGIATFIFLSKVNPENH